CGACCGGTTACTCGATCCGCTTCGTCGCACCGCCCCCGGAGACGAGGCCCGCGGCCGAGACCCGTCCGTTGACGCCGGAAACCCTCATTCCCTCGACTCCGACCGAGGCCTCTTCCGCGGACGAAAAGAAGGAACTCGGGGACGGGGAGCGCGAGAAGAGAAAGAAGGAAAAGGACAAGAAATCCAAGAAGACGGCCTGGTGGAAAGACCCCAAAATGTTGACGTGGGGCGGGGCAGGGGCCGGCGGAGTCCTCATTCTGCTCTTGGGCGGCCTGATCCTGCTCCGAAAATCAAAAAAGAAATCGCCGGAATCGTCACATTCCTAAGATCTTGCGCCCATCCTCGCTGATCTTGTCCTTGCTCCAGGGAGGGTCCCACACGACGGCGACATCCACCTCGCGCACACCGGGAATGCGGGCGACCGACTCGCGGACGGTGGCGGGAAGGCTCTTGGCGGCGGGGCAGTGCTGGCTGGTGAGGGTCATCCGGACCGAGACCTTGTCGCCGGCCACGTCGATCCCGTAGATGAGACCGAGGTCGTAGATGTTGACCGGGATTTCCGGGTCAAAAATCTGCTCGAGCATGTTGACCACCGCGTCTTTTGTGATCGTCCCCGCCTTTTGAGTCGCGGCCTGGGTGTTGAATGTGACGGCCTTGTCCTGGCCTTCCAACGTGAGGATGGGCGAGGCCGAGGGCTGGAGTCCTTGCAGCTCGAGGTTCAGGTACTGCTTCATGTGCTTTTCGACTACGGCGCGGTCTTGCGGCAGGAAGGGACGGAGCCGGTAGTCGTTGATGACGTTGACCGAAAATTTCTTCCACGACTCCCAGCATCCTTGGCAAACGTGCCCGGCGATCATTCTGCCCACTTCGCCGGGGTAGGGGGCGGGACCGGGAATCCCCGGGGCTTTCTGTCCGCAGCGGAGGCACAGAACTTGAAGCATACAATTACCCCACGTCCAGCCGGCGCGTCTTGACGCCGGCTTCTTTGAGAAGTTTGAGGGCCACGTCCACGAGCGGATAGTGCGCGTCGTAGACGACTTCCCGGATCCCCGCGTTGATGATCATTTTAGTGCACATCAGGCACGGTGAAAAGGTGGTGTAGAGGGCCGCGTCCTTGATGCTGACGCCGTGATAGGCCGATTGCGTGATGGCATTCTCCTCGGCGTGGGAGCAGAAGCATTCATCCAGCCCGTGTCCCGAACGTCCGAACCCGTTGCAGCGCGGACAGCCGCCCTCGTTGCAGTTGGCCACTCCGCGCGGCGTGCCGTTGTAACCGGAGGAGACGATGCGCTTGTCCTTGACGATCAGCGCGGCTACGCGGCGTTTCACGCAGTTGCTTCTCAACGACACCACCCGCGCGATACCCATGAAGTAGGTATCCCACGACGGGCGAGGATGCGCCTTGGCGAGCCTCAGCACCGCCGTCCGCACGTGCTCCCGGAGCGCTTCGAGGGTCGCGGCGTTGGGGATCGCGGCGTCCGCGAGTTTTTCCGTCGCCAGCAACTGCTGGCCGGCCGGATTCTCGCCCTTGAATTCCTTCTCCTCGAGCCGGATGAACTCGGGCAGCGTTTTCGGATCGCTCTCGCGCTTACGCCGTTTCACGCGGTCGAAACGGACCGGGCGCGGGGCGGTCACGTTCAGGAGGAAAAAGTCGTCGCGCCGGCGGAGGACCTTCACCTCCTCGGGGTTCCGGACGGAATCGACGATGTAGTTCTGGTCGGCCGAGAGCTTTTTGAGAGTGCGCTCGGCCAGCACCCCCAGACCTTCCGCCTCGCGGAGACGCGTCCCCGTCGCGATCAGGCGCTCACGCGTGACCGTAAGCTTCTTCCGGCGGATCTCCTCCCGGATGATGTCGGAGAGCGAGTGGTACTGGAAGCCCGCTTCCTGGAGAAACTTGGCGACTTCGCCCTTGCCCGCGCCGTTGCGTCCTGTTAGCCCAATGATCACGATGAACCCCTTAGCGAAATAAGAAGACTGAATCGCACCTTAGGTGCGCCGAAGTCATACAGAAGAAGCGTGCAACTTTGAAAGACAATTTATTGTGAGGAGAGTTCATGGGAATCAAATCCGATTCGTGGATTCGTAAAATGGCGCTGGAAGCGAAGATGATTGAGCCTTTTGAGGGCGAGCAGGTCAGCAAGGGGCAGATTTCCTTCGGTCTGTCCTCCTACGGCTACGACATGCGCGTCGCCGACGAGTTCAAGATCTTCAACAACAAGGCCGCCGGGATGATCGACCCGAAAAAACTCGACCCCGACGCCTTCTACGATTTCAAGGGGGAGGTCTGCGTCATTCCGCCAAATTCTTTCGTTCTCGCGCGGAGCTTGGAGTATTTCCGCATCCCGCGAAACGTAATGACCATTTGTTTTGGAAAATCGACTTATGCGCGGTGCGGAATTATCACCAACGTGACACCTTTCGAGCCCGAATGGGAAGGCTACGTCACGATGGGCATCTCCAACACGACCCCGCTCCCCGCCAAGGTCTACGCGGGAGAAGGGATCGCCCAGGTCCTTTTCTTCGAGGCCGACGAGGTCTGCGCGCGGTCCTATTTGGATAAGAAAGGGAAGTACCAGGCGCAGAAGGAAATCACGCTTTCCAAGATCTGATCACAAATTCGCGAACGCTTTCAGCATCTTGAGTCCCAGCCCCTGGCTTTTCTCCGGGTGGAACTGGCAGGCGAAGATGTTGTCCCGGGCGATCGACGAGACGAACTCTTTGCCGTAGTCCGTCGTCGTCGCAATCACCTGCGGGTCTTTCGGCACCACGTGGTAGGAGTGGACGAAGTAGAAGTAGGCGTTCTCGTCGATCTCCGCCAGAACGGGGTGGCGGCGTTTTTTGTGGATCCGGTTCCAGCCCATGTGCGGGATCTTGAATTGCTTGCCGAGCTTGAAGCGGATGACCTTGCCGGGGATAATCCCAAGCCCCTTGTGCTTGCCGAACTCCTCGCCCTCGTCGAAGAGGACTTGCAACCCCATGCAGATGCCCAAAAAGGGCTTCTTGTCGTCGATCACGCGGCGGATCGTCGGAACGAGGCCTAATTTTTCAAGGTTCTCCATGCAGGCTCCGAAGGCGCCGACGCCGGGGAGGACGACCTTCTCCGCCTGCTGGACCTCGCCCGCATCGCTCGTGACGACGGCCTTGGCGCCGATCTTTTCGAAGGCCTTTTGGACGCTTCGAAGATTCCCCATTCCGTAATCGACAATCGCGATCACAACTTTCCTTTCGTGGACGGAACGCCTTTTACCCGCGGGTCGATCTGCGTCGCCATATCCACCGCCTTGGCGAAGGCCTTGAAGATCGACTCCGCCACATGGTGCTTGATCCTGCCATAATGCACGTTGACGTGCAGGTTCACCCGCGCGGCGCTCGTGAAGGACTCGAAAAAGTGCTCCACCAGCTCCATGTCGAACGACTTGATCTTGCCCGTTTTGACCGGGCTCTTGAAGACGATCGCCGGACGGTCGCAGAAGTCGACGGCGACGGTCGTGAGCGTCTCGTCCATTGGCAACGTGAAGAATCCGTAGCGGCGGATGCCGTTCTTGTCGCCCAGAGCCTTGCGGAAGCACTCGCCCAGGGTGATGCCGACGTCCTCCACCAGGTGATGATCGTCCACGTCCACGTCCCCCTTCGCCTTGAGGGTTACGTCGAAGACGCCGTGTTTGGCGAAGAGCTCGATCATGTGGTTCAAGAACGCGATCGGCGTCTTGACGGCGCAACGGCCTGAACCGTCCAGGTTGATGGAGAGATCGATGTCCGTTTCCTTGGTCTTTCTGTGAATTTTGGCGGTCCGTTTCATGGCAC
This portion of the bacterium genome encodes:
- a CDS encoding Fe(2+)-trafficking protein, whose protein sequence is MLQVLCLRCGQKAPGIPGPAPYPGEVGRMIAGHVCQGCWESWKKFSVNVINDYRLRPFLPQDRAVVEKHMKQYLNLELQGLQPSASPILTLEGQDKAVTFNTQAATQKAGTITKDAVVNMLEQIFDPEIPVNIYDLGLIYGIDVAGDKVSVRMTLTSQHCPAAKSLPATVRESVARIPGVREVDVAVVWDPPWSKDKISEDGRKILGM
- a CDS encoding deaminase, with translation MIIGLTGRNGAGKGEVAKFLQEAGFQYHSLSDIIREEIRRKKLTVTRERLIATGTRLREAEGLGVLAERTLKKLSADQNYIVDSVRNPEEVKVLRRRDDFFLLNVTAPRPVRFDRVKRRKRESDPKTLPEFIRLEEKEFKGENPAGQQLLATEKLADAAIPNAATLEALREHVRTAVLRLAKAHPRPSWDTYFMGIARVVSLRSNCVKRRVAALIVKDKRIVSSGYNGTPRGVANCNEGGCPRCNGFGRSGHGLDECFCSHAEENAITQSAYHGVSIKDAALYTTFSPCLMCTKMIINAGIREVVYDAHYPLVDVALKLLKEAGVKTRRLDVG
- the dcd gene encoding dCTP deaminase, whose amino-acid sequence is MGIKSDSWIRKMALEAKMIEPFEGEQVSKGQISFGLSSYGYDMRVADEFKIFNNKAAGMIDPKKLDPDAFYDFKGEVCVIPPNSFVLARSLEYFRIPRNVMTICFGKSTYARCGIITNVTPFEPEWEGYVTMGISNTTPLPAKVYAGEGIAQVLFFEADEVCARSYLDKKGKYQAQKEITLSKI
- the hisH gene encoding imidazole glycerol phosphate synthase subunit HisH; this translates as MIAIVDYGMGNLRSVQKAFEKIGAKAVVTSDAGEVQQAEKVVLPGVGAFGACMENLEKLGLVPTIRRVIDDKKPFLGICMGLQVLFDEGEEFGKHKGLGIIPGKVIRFKLGKQFKIPHMGWNRIHKKRRHPVLAEIDENAYFYFVHSYHVVPKDPQVIATTTDYGKEFVSSIARDNIFACQFHPEKSQGLGLKMLKAFANL
- the hisB gene encoding imidazoleglycerol-phosphate dehydratase HisB, with translation MKRTAKIHRKTKETDIDLSINLDGSGRCAVKTPIAFLNHMIELFAKHGVFDVTLKAKGDVDVDDHHLVEDVGITLGECFRKALGDKNGIRRYGFFTLPMDETLTTVAVDFCDRPAIVFKSPVKTGKIKSFDMELVEHFFESFTSAARVNLHVNVHYGRIKHHVAESIFKAFAKAVDMATQIDPRVKGVPSTKGKL